ACTGATGCAGTATCTTCGTTGATTATACTGTATGATTGTTGCCTAGTGTGTTTACATGCATAAGCCCTTTTCTTAAATTCTCATCCTTTGCTTTtcttcattttattttgtttacacAGGTGGTGTGCATAACCTGTCGACAGGACTGCAACAGGGCCAATGCTGATGGGTTGACATTTACCATCAGGCTAGATGGGGACACTTCAGCTGTGGTATAAATAATCATGTCAATTTTTACTTGTATTGTGTTTGTTCCCCTCTACTTTGAAGATTAACAAAATGTAGGAAATAAATAGCAATTAAATTCTACATCTACAGATCGTGCCATGCTACGCAAGGCACCAGTTCAGCGCCATCCCAGACAGTTCATTGTTTTTTCAAGCGAGAGGGAGCCGCATGTATGATTTTGGCATGTACACAGGGAATTTAAGGGCGATCATCTGTGGTGAAAACTGGTGCAGGTTTGTTGAAGACTTCGACCTGCGAGAAGGCGACCTTGTCTCCTTCGATTTGACTGAAGACATTCCTATGGTGTACTGCTGCAACCTGCCAAGGACATGCGATCAAAATGAAGAGCGTAAAGATCCTCTAGAATTAGCTGTCATAACGAAGGGAATTAATCTTACGAAGCAAGAGGAGCGTAACCTACATGACCTTTTGGCGATGAAGAAAGGTTATATAGGTGCATTTTTTGTCCACCGCTTCACCAAGTCGAACATAGCAGGAAAGACGATTGTATGTTTTTGGTGTACTAGTATTTTCTATTGTATGcaattttctttgttttttcatgGAGAGAAAGTTTAATGATATGCTATTGTAGCTGATACCAGTGAATACACTGATGTGTGTTTTTACATATCCTTTTGTTTCCCATAACTAAAGATTCTTATGTAATATATGTAGATGTAGCTGAAGATCCTTTTGTTTACTGCTCCTTCACATATTTGATAATTTTTCTTCCTATGACGGTGCATACAGAGATTACCGGTGAAAGTTGTCGACGCCCTGAAGACCCCAGGAGATGGGGAGATACCGGGAGATGGGCTTGCTGGCATTCGTCTGTGCAAGGACAGTTTCATGCCGGTCAAGTACGACAAGTGTGATGATGGCCGCATCATCTTCGGCAAGGGATGGAGTGATTTTGTTGATAGTGAAGAGCTTAAGGTTCATAAAGCCGTTCTTTTCGGTTTCAAGACCACCACCCGTGAAGATCTTCAGATCGAGGTGGTTATGAACATGCTGACCGAGGAGCCACAAATGTAGCACGACAACGCAAGAGTGTCCTTTACACTAGGTATAGTGCGAAAACTATTTTGATAGCAGTTATGCATCTATGGGGTTACGTCTTCATGATGTCTTGGGTGATGATAACTATGAGAGGAGGACATGTTGCAGTTAGAGTAAATGCTAGGATCAGGACTCAAAATAGGTCTTTCACAGGTGGTTGCTTTATTGGCTGCTGTTTCCCTGGCTCTAATCATGAACGATGGTAATGCAAATGGAATCGTTAAGGGGGTTTCATTAATATTTTAAATCATGGAGTTAAGATGGTAGAACTACCTATGAGTGTTTGCGTAGGAGATGCGGGAAGGGCATTAGTTGTGTTCTTGACTCTTTGGCAATGCAGGAATAATGTGAGATTACAAAATAAATGGTATAGTGATCTTATGATTCTTGTTTAGCTAATTTGCTTGTGGATCATGGGATGGTCTATATTGCAGATGAAGGTGGTAAACAAAGAGGTGCTGATGTTGGGAGCAAAGAGGTGCTGATGGTCTATATGCGCAGGCTAGAGCATGTAGCAGGTGAATTGTACAGTTCCTCGCAAGTGTGGAGTCACAGGGTACTGCGGTGTGGCCTGCACATCTCTGCCGTAGTTTCATTTTTTGGACCTTCATGTTAAGTCTGGCTAGGCTTGCTACCATGTATGATTTGTGCTGCTAGTTGATTACTTTAGTTTCTAGCTGTAGTTTGTATCAGGGGCTTGAAAGACCATGTGGTTTCTGTTAATGGAAAATCAGAGGGGCGACTCTTCTTTTGATTAAAAAAATGAACTTTCTCTATgcaattaaaaaaataaaatttctCTATTCAAACCCAGTTGAGAACAGTATTCATTATAAATATGAAATAATCTTTTGGTAAAAATGGCTATCGCATTATGTATCATAGCTAGCGAAACCGAAACAAAATAAACGTCTTAAGTATAATATCTCGTGAACGTGGATCAAATTAGGCAAGACAGCTAGAATAAAGGATGATTCAACTTGCAGGAAATTTGAACTTACGACTTACTAGCAGTATAATAAAGTTTACAGACTATCAGCTAGATAAATAGAAGAAACATTTTAGGTTGATTCATTCTTCCTTCCGGACTTCTTTGACCGCCTAGATGGTTTGGCGAGATGCTGGCGCTGACTCTCGAACCCCTTCTGGAAGTTCAGCAACCGCATGGATACGTCGTAGGTGGCATACACATCCATGGAAGCATAATAGATGTTCTTTAAGGGCAAGGGCGCTTCTGCCCATATATGGTGGTCATCTTCTATGAGAGCGTCCTTCATCTTGTTGTAGCTGTGGTGGATGATGGAACCAGCGTAGTCAGCCAAGCCATACTTTGGCTTAATCGTCACTGGATCAGGCACTCTCCACATATTCTGGATATCCACAAAGTTTTGTACCACCAGACCAACATGCTTGAGTTTTTTCTCGTCATTGTTGATGTCCACCCCAACAAAGGTGTACTCCTCGTCGAGCAGGAAGGCGGCAAGCAGGTCGAAGTGCTCATCAGCAACGCTTATGTGGTACACGAGGACGTAGATGACAACGCATAACTGGACCCCGGCCGCCATCTGTGTCGGACCACGAGGCCAGGTGTACTCCACATCCAGTGCAACTATCTTCTGGTCGTCGTTCCGCAGCTAGTATTTGAATCTGCCAATGCAGTACTCAACACTGCTAGCCTTGTTCGTGTACTTCACACAAATTTCGGTATTTCCATCTGCCCTAGCAGCATAATCATTCTCGAACGCCATGCCGAAGGACTGTAATTGATGAAACTAGTATAAGACATGAAGCATGACAATAACATGATAACAATAAGCCGAGATGAATATGATGGCAGATAGTATAGGAATTCTGGCGCTATTGAAAGTTTATGTAAACAAGTGCATGAACAATTTAAACTAaacaagtactccctctgtaaagaaatcaCTAAAGCAGTGAACCAAAAGTTGTTATATTTccttgcagagggagtatatgagAATTAACAATCAAAATTTACGCTCTTGAAATATTTATCTAAACAACTGCATCAACAATCAAGAATAAACATGTATCTATGAATTGTTCATCGCCCATGCAGATGAAACTGTGTGTACAAACTAAAGAAGCAGGAGAAACACAAGAAATTGACAAGACAACGGACTAGATGTTGCATGCAGATGAATCTGTGTGCAAAATTCTCATAAGGCAAGGGACTACATGTTGCAAGCAGATGAATCTGTGCGCACAAAATAAAGAAGCAGGAGAACAAGAAATTGACAAGAAGAAGGCCATCATATGTGCTGCTACTGGAGAACTACTAACAAAATTGACAGGAAGGAGAACTCACCGTTCCAGAAGCCAGATTGTTGGGAGAGTGGGCGACGCAGAGGAAGAGGGAATCGAGAGGACGCAGAGGAAGAGGAACCGTTTTTGGAGAGTCGTGGCAGTGAGGACGAAGCGCCCTCGCGCATGCCCGTCCTAAATAATTGGGACGGGGCTCGTCGCGCCTGTTGGAGTCCTCGCTTCCTTTCTCATGTTCACATTTAAAATGGGCTCATCCCATAGGCCCATATAAGAAAGCACAAGAAGCCCAAACGCTTCACGGTTGAGATTACTGATCTAAACTTGCTAAAAAAATCTCAAAATAAAAAAACTAGCTAAAAAAACATTACGTGATCTAAAACTACCTCTTCGTGAGATCCCAAATTCCCAATATTTCCTTGTGGTCGGTTGTTTGAGAATCCCCTATAAATAAACATTACGTGATCTAAAACAACCTCTTCGTGAGATCCCAAATTCCCAATATTTCCTTGTGATCGGTTGTTAGAGAATCCCCTATAAATACGAAGCTTTTCACGGCATAGATCGTATACTTCCACCCCACGCCTCCCATACCTAGCCTTCCATGACTACACCGAATTACCACCCCATGCCGCCCAAAGTAGCTCCCAGGTCGGTGAAGCCGACGGAGCCGTCATCTTCAAAGCCTGCGTCGGCGAATCCTGAGATGAAAGAGAAGGGCACGTCAGAGAAGCCGACGAAAGAGAAGGGCACgtcggagaagccggcgaatcaAAAGATGAAAGCGAACGGCAATGCAGCCGGTCGCCATCGAGAGAATCCTCCGGTAACGATCGAGATCCTTGTATTCTGTATACACCCTCCTTCCCAAGTCTGCATGCAATCCCATTATTTACGGCGCACTTCTTTTTGATCTCGTTTAGTTACAGCCATAACGAACTATCCCTATTTTACCGAAGGGAGATGGCTGTGTCTAGAAAGGCTTGCACGAATCTTAGCATAAAATCAATGACATATGACTTAGATAAGCaatacttagagcacatctagatgtgctttagcaaaaccTAAGGGAGATCGTGGATACCTTCCTATCTTAGTTTTTAGTCGTGAATGCCTCTCTCTGTAATGAAACTTGCGCTAATTTTCGTGTTGGAAATTTCTACGTGCAACGATATGAAAGGAAGGACTAGTAATTCAACTTTGTTTAAAACCAGCAACCGAGTCAACAAAATAATCGTAGTACTCCTAAATGCCTGATCAAATATGCAGTAGACAAAATACAAAGTAGTTTTGTACGTAAGTTGCACGCCTCACTTATTTGGCATTGAGAACATCAAATGTATGTACTATATTAAATTTTAGGTTGACGAGAAAGAAAGGAGAAAACTAAAGAGAAAGATGGACAGTAGGATCACATGTTACATTCCTAATATGGTGATTATCTATAAACTATTGATCTTGTGATCATGTATGCAATTATTTTCGTAAGCGTGACGCCTGAAACTTTAGTAGTGTACATAGACAAAAGTCTGCTCTTTCTACTAAAAATCTATACTTGTTTTTCTATGTCTGGTGTTCATTATATGGCCTAGAAGCTCTATAATTTCATGCAGTACTGTAGAGCATAATTTTTATATTGGCATAGATTAGATCTAGTCGGTTCTATGCGTGTT
This genomic window from Aegilops tauschii subsp. strangulata cultivar AL8/78 chromosome 4, Aet v6.0, whole genome shotgun sequence contains:
- the LOC109749237 gene encoding uncharacterized protein; amino-acid sequence: MAAGVQLCVVIYVLVYHISVADEHFDLLAAFLLDEEYTFVGVDINNDEKKLKHVGLVVQNFVDIQNMWRVPDPVTIKPKYGLADYAGSIIHHSYNKMKDALIEDDHHIWAEAPLPLKNIYYASMDVYATYDVSMRLLNFQKGFESQRQHLAKPSRRSKKSGRKNEST